GAAGGCGGACTTCGGGCAGTTGTTGCCGCGAATTCATTCGCCCTTCCGGCCTTGCCGCGCCGCCCCCATCCCCCATCATCTCCCCTCGTCCCCTGTCCCCTAAACCCGGTTCGCCCTCAGCTCGTCGAGCGGGTAGTGCGTGCCGCGCCACTCGATGCCGCGGTGCATCAGCGCGTACAGCGTGGCGTTCCAGATCACCACGATGAAGAGGATGCTGGCCAGCGGCACCGCCAGGCCGTACAGCATCGGCACCCGCTGCTCCCGCGCCGCGCCGGCGAAGAGGCAGAGGACGATGGCGACGGCCACGCCGTAGAGCGTCCGCGTCACGCCGTGCGTCACGAAGACGGCGATGAACGGCCAGATGAAGAAGAGGAGCTGGGTAACGGTGGCGAGCAGGATCAGCGACAGCCGGTAGTCCACCCCCGCGAAGCCGTTCTTGCGCAGCCCGCGCACCGCCTCGCCGACGGTGTGGTACCACTCCACGCGAACGTGGTCCGCCGCGCTGGCGAAGTCGGAGCGCAGCCCGTGCTTCTTCACCAGCTTCCCCAGCTTCACGTCGTCGTCCGGCCGCATGGCGATGGGCCGGTGCCCGCCGATGCGCCGGTACGCCTCCGCGCGCACCAGGTTGAACGCGCCCACGCCGGCGTGGTGCCGCGAGCGCGGGTCCTTCACCTTCCACGGCCGGGTGAAGACCACGAACATGATCCCGAAGAACACGCCGAAGGTCCGCAGCAGCCACCCCGGCATGTCCACGTGCGGCCCCGCGGCCACGTGGTCGAACCCGCCGCGGACAAGGTGCGCGGCCGCGCGGCGGAGCGTGTCGGGCGCCATCACCACGTCCGCGTCGGTGAACAGCAGCAGCTCGCCCGTGGCCCGCGCGGCGCCCAGCTCCAGCGCGTGGTTCTTCCCCAGCCACCCGGCCGGCAGCTCGGTCACGTGCACCACCTTCAGCCGCGGCTCCCCCGCCGCCATGCGGTCGAGGATGGCGCCCGTGCCGTCGTCGGACCGGTCCTCGACCACGATCACCTCCAGCCGCGGCACGTCCATCCGCAGCAGCGACCGCAGCGCCGCCTCGATCCCGCGCTCCTCGTTCCGCGCCGGGGCGATGATGGTGACCGATGGCATCTCCCCGTCGCCGAGCGGCAAAACGTCGCGCAGGCGCACCAGTTGCCGCACGCCCGCGACCAGGTCCCCCGCCAGCAGCACGAAGAACCCCGCCGTCACCGCCGCCAGCCCGAAGAGGAGCGATCCGATCATCCGGTTCCCGTTCGATTTTCGCCGCCAATCCGTTCCCGTGCGGCCGTGAATCTGGCGCGGAGGCCCCGCGCGTGCTACCGATTCCTGCACCGGCGCGGGGATTGCCGCTCCACGCGGCCGAATCCGTGTCCATGTTCATCCCATCCCGCTCGCGAACCCGAGGAGACGACCGTGGCCGACATCAGCGTCGAACGCAAGCCGCGCAGCCCGCTTCCCATGATCCTGGCCATCCTGCTCGTGGCGGCCATCGCCGTGGGCGCCTGGTGGTACATGACGCACCGCAACGCCGACGGCACCGTGAACGCCCCCGCCGTGGGCGACACCACCGGGCGCTAGCGTGCCCCCGCGCCCATCCCGCCGCACGGTGTGGCGCGGAACGGCGTTGAACTTGGGGCGCCGCCGGGTTATCGTACCACGTTTCCCTGATTTCCAGCGCGGGCCGGCGGGCCCGCGGCCGGTCCGCGGCGCGGAAACCAGCCCTTCCGCGCCGGGGCCGATCCACGCACTCCAACATCCCCAATGGCCA
The DNA window shown above is from Longimicrobium sp. and carries:
- a CDS encoding glycosyltransferase produces the protein MIGSLLFGLAAVTAGFFVLLAGDLVAGVRQLVRLRDVLPLGDGEMPSVTIIAPARNEERGIEAALRSLLRMDVPRLEVIVVEDRSDDGTGAILDRMAAGEPRLKVVHVTELPAGWLGKNHALELGAARATGELLLFTDADVVMAPDTLRRAAAHLVRGGFDHVAAGPHVDMPGWLLRTFGVFFGIMFVVFTRPWKVKDPRSRHHAGVGAFNLVRAEAYRRIGGHRPIAMRPDDDVKLGKLVKKHGLRSDFASAADHVRVEWYHTVGEAVRGLRKNGFAGVDYRLSLILLATVTQLLFFIWPFIAVFVTHGVTRTLYGVAVAIVLCLFAGAAREQRVPMLYGLAVPLASILFIVVIWNATLYALMHRGIEWRGTHYPLDELRANRV